A region of the Procambarus clarkii isolate CNS0578487 chromosome 29, FALCON_Pclarkii_2.0, whole genome shotgun sequence genome:
CAAACAGTTACAAGGTCACCGGGAGAGTTTCCCGAGCAGCAATGTACACGGAGCAACGACAATAAGGAGACCCGTGAACCAGGCAAGTGGCCGCAGCTGGCCATGTTTACGCTCAGTTCGAAGCGCTTCTTGGCACTGAATATATAGGCGTCATATAGAGTACAGGCTTCTCGCTGACTGCTGTTGCCTTCAGCAAGCATTGTGTCCTCAGCGCTccgcagaggaggaaaggcacaggGGGGTCAACGCGGTCGCATGACGACCGAAATGTTCATAACATGCTCGTAACAGCAGAGTTCGTTCTCGCGAAAGGACAGAGGcgattcagcccgtcctccaaacaaagatccaaaagtgattccatccacccgccaaaccccctgtttatgaatgaaaagcggtttacacacgacttacaactgatttcgttcgaacacttccggaacaagtgcttcactgacgagttttgttcgaaccacaacgctataaatgcttcacccacgtactacaaatgcaaataatcgccaaccgaacctaaacacctaacctaacctatgcctatatatgcacaatatgctaatatattataatattaatttatatttgagaaaattcttgttttgaatgaacagcatgttaaaatttatgaatgcgtctgtgggggcgacccctggatgtaatggacttgagtcgaggacgggttgggcgattgggcacgttttctttcgCCTGTCTTTTGTTcagctagtagtaaataggtacccggaagttatgcaactgttgtgggttgcgtcCTGTCTAAGGTCAGTAGATGACTTAGGCCTAGGCTCCAGGAGGACCACAATATTATTCCAACAGGCTTCCTGTCTGGAGTATACCAGACAGTTGTGACCACAGTACTCACAGTTGTGACCACAGTACTCACAGTTGTGACCACAGTACTCACAGTTGTGACCACAGTACTCACAGTTGTGACCACAGTACTCACCACACCCACTGGTCCGTGGCGTCAtataccaccaccgccgccatgaTGAGTAACTCACCGAGTCATCCCGTCAACATGTCAACTCTGCCACTCAAGTATTCCATATCAAGTGTTTTGTCCACGTGAGGTTTCTAGTGACTAACTACACTTTTTGTCTACTTTATGTTCGCAGGTGTGTCATTCTGAGTCACTTACCAGATGAGAGCCGGGCACCTGCTGTTTGTAACGTACCAGTCCACGTCACACGTGTTCCACTCACTCCCTGTTTTTTTTAGTCTATTTTCACGGATACAAAATCTGTAATCGATCTTTTCCTTGCCTAAACCTAATGCAGTATAAGATGAATtcatctactatatatatacatatatatatatttatacataatatatatttagTATTGAAATATGGTATGAGGGGTCGTGTGAAAACCATGGAGAGAAGAGCACAAGAGCACAGAACACACCTCACACACGTCTCCCCCACCAGCAGTCCACCACTCAACTAAGACTCTGGCGCCCATGACCACATTTATACCATGTACCGGTATGGTGGTCACGTGACCCATGGCACATGTCAAGACGGGGATGGAGCTTGTGCTTGCCTAAGATCCCGCTGTGCTCTTGCCCAACCAAAacaaacacaaagacacacacacacacatatccatgGAAATCCAGCGGGAAATAACCTTACTACGTATACCATTGACTCAAATAAGACATTCCTCTCTCGCCGGCATGAGGCATAAATAGCCgcaaatgttttcaattcaaagaGAACTGGAGACGAGGGCAGCGACATGTGTCGATGTGGGTTGTGGGCGGCAGCTGTGTATGAGCGGGTGGGAGGCTGCAGGGTGCAGGGGACGCGTTGACGTCTGACCAGTGGGCGGGTGGGAGCCTTCAGGGTGCAGGGGGCGTGTTGACGTCTGACCAGTGAGCGGGTGGGAGCCTTCAGGGTGCAGGGGACACGTTGACGTCTGACCAGTGGGCGGGTGGGAGCCTTCAGGGTGCAGGGGACGTGTTGACGTCTGACCAGTGAGCGGGTGGGAGCCTTCAGGGTGCAGGGGACACGTTGACGTCTGACCAGTGAGCGGGTGGGAGTCTTCAGGGTGCAGGGGACACGTTGACGTCTGACCAGTGGGCGGGTGGGAGCCTTCAAGGTGCAAGAGACGTGTTGACGTCTGACCGGTGAGCGGGTGGGAGCCTTCAGGGTGCAGGAGACGTGTTGACGTCTGACCAGTGGGCGGGTGGGAGCCTTCAGGGTGCAAGAGACGTGTTGACGTCTGACCGGTGAGCGGGTGGGAGCCTTCAGGGTGCAGGGGGCGTGTTGACGTCTGACCAGTGGGCGGGTAGGAGTCTTGAGGGTGCAGGGCACGTGTTGACGTCTGACCAGTGGGCGGGTAGGAGTCTTGAGGGTGCAGGGCACGTGTTGACGTCTGAATCTTCTCAGAATTAGTCATTTGTCCCACGTTGCGTAGCTGTGACACCATAGACGCCATTTCCTACAATTTTTGAGGTGACTCGTGATAAGAAAGTGAACTAAATATTAGCTAAGAATATTGTGGCAGTAATTAACTCTGGGAAGATTGGGAAAACAGTAATAAAGCAGATAATATCAGAAAGAAAGCGAGGGTTTAAGCTGAGCCTGGCCCGGGTGGACGGGGCCATGGAGGTGTGGAGAGGAGGGCCACAACACCCCATGTGGCACCCTGGCCATCGCCTCTACAGGTGTGACGGTGCCAGAAACACGTAGCTCTGGCATGCGGTAGATGCTTCCCCTCACCCAATGAAATGAACGTGTAGAGGAATGTGTGGGGTGATCGTGGCTCATGCCACTCCAAATACCTCACCCAGGGATATATGCACCGAGGGCTGGACCAAGCcttctcggtgtgtgtgtgtgtgtgtgtgtgtgtgtgtgtgtatatatatatatatatatatatatatatatatatatatacatatgttgtacct
Encoded here:
- the LOC138369570 gene encoding bile salt-activated lipase-like, which encodes MASMVSQLRNVGQMTNSEKIQTSTRALHPQDSYPPTGQTSTRALHPQDSYPPTGQTSTRPLHPEGSHPLTGQTSTRLLHPEGSHPPTGQTSTRLLHPEGSHPLTGQTSTRLLHLEGSHPPTGQTSTCPLHPEDSHPLTGQTSTCPLHPEGSHPLTGQTSTRPLHPEGSHPPTGQTSTCPLHPEGSHPLTGQTSTRPLHPEGSHPPTGQTSTRPLHPAASHPLIHSCRPQPTSTHVAALVSSSL